A portion of the Roseovarius sp. SCSIO 43702 genome contains these proteins:
- a CDS encoding Rho termination factor N-terminal domain-containing protein — MSDPSIKDEETYEELKDQGYSKEKAARIANAQANDSMKPSKKGGKHPPYEEWSKDELYDKAQEVGIDGRSDMTKDELIEALRNR, encoded by the coding sequence ATGTCCGATCCGAGCATCAAGGACGAAGAGACGTATGAAGAGCTGAAGGACCAGGGCTATTCCAAGGAGAAGGCCGCGCGCATCGCGAATGCGCAGGCCAATGACAGCATGAAGCCGTCGAAGAAGGGCGGGAAGCATCCGCCCTACGAGGAATGGAGCAAGGACGAGCTTTATGACAAGGCCCAGGAGGTCGGCATCGACGGCCGCAGCGACATGACGAAGGACGAGCTGATCGAAGCCTTGCGCAACAGGTAA
- a CDS encoding universal stress protein, with product MPHTYLVATDLSARSDRAFQRAVMLARQTGADLALLAIVDDAAPADVTDAQVMASEKALNSLIERDCKGLDVDLRVRPGDPTAEILAETQKTDPALLVLGVHRPRAFFDAVRETTGQRITRLSATPVLMVSEPVSGPHERVIVATDFSPASAAAASLAAELCPDAPITPVHALHIPYRGMLARHDSGALEASFRREAREADAAWRADQTLPGRIGETRMDAGSAHQILGDELRRGGPALLALGAHGRVGQQRALLGSLVTDLMRDPPADLLICRPRQGD from the coding sequence ATGCCGCACACCTATCTCGTCGCAACCGACCTGTCCGCCCGGTCCGACCGCGCGTTCCAGCGGGCGGTCATGCTCGCCCGTCAGACCGGCGCCGACCTCGCCCTGCTCGCCATCGTCGACGACGCGGCGCCCGCCGACGTCACCGACGCGCAGGTCATGGCCAGCGAAAAGGCCCTGAACAGCCTCATCGAGCGGGATTGCAAGGGTCTCGACGTGGACCTGCGGGTGCGCCCCGGCGACCCCACCGCCGAGATCCTGGCCGAGACGCAAAAGACCGACCCGGCCCTGCTCGTGCTGGGGGTCCACCGGCCCCGCGCCTTTTTCGACGCGGTGCGCGAAACCACCGGACAGCGGATCACGCGCCTCTCCGCCACGCCCGTCCTGATGGTGAGCGAGCCGGTCAGCGGCCCGCATGAGCGCGTCATCGTCGCGACCGATTTCTCGCCGGCCAGCGCGGCGGCGGCCAGTCTCGCGGCCGAGCTTTGCCCCGACGCACCGATCACCCCGGTCCACGCGCTGCACATCCCCTATCGCGGCATGCTCGCCCGGCACGATTCGGGCGCGCTCGAGGCGAGTTTCCGGCGCGAGGCCCGCGAGGCCGACGCCGCCTGGCGCGCCGATCAGACCCTGCCCGGGCGGATCGGCGAAACCCGCATGGACGCGGGCAGCGCGCACCAGATCCTCGGCGACGAGCTGCGCCGCGGCGGCCCCGCCCTGCTCGCCCTCGGCGCGCATGGCCGCGTGGGTCAGCAGCGCGCGCTTCTGGGAAGCCTCGTGACCGACCTCATGCGCGATCCGCCCGCCGACCTGCTCATCTGCCGGCCGAGACAGGGCGACTGA
- the trmFO gene encoding methylenetetrahydrofolate--tRNA-(uracil(54)-C(5))-methyltransferase (FADH(2)-oxidizing) TrmFO has protein sequence MTETLHIVGGGMAGSEAAWQAATHGIPVVIHEMRPHVGTFAHQTGDLAEMVCSNSFRSDDDEQNAVGLLHWEMRAAGSLIMEMGDRHRLPAGGALAVDREAFARGVTERLRAHPLVSVETGEVTTLPAEGHWIIATGPLTSGALGQAIAAETGTDRLAFFDAIAPIVHFDSIDMSRAWMQSRYDKGETEEERTAYLNCPMDKPTYEAFIDALLAAEKTEFREGETAQYFDGCLPIEVMAERGRETLRHGPMKPVGLTNPHQPDVKPHAIVQLRRDNALGTLYNIVGFQTKMKYGAQAAVFRMIPGLESAQFARMGGIHRNTFINSPTLLDDRMRLRSRPHIRFAGQITGVEGYVESAAMGLLAGRLSAARLAGHEIPTAPHDSAMGALIHHITGGAEAKTFQPMNVNFGLFRPVDGLKGGRRGRRDRYKAYTDRAKSAWTDWLSAYPLRQSLDAA, from the coding sequence ATGACAGAGACACTCCATATCGTCGGCGGCGGCATGGCCGGCTCCGAAGCCGCCTGGCAGGCCGCGACCCACGGCATCCCCGTGGTGATCCACGAGATGCGCCCCCATGTGGGCACCTTCGCCCACCAGACCGGCGATCTGGCCGAGATGGTGTGCTCCAACTCCTTCCGCTCCGACGACGACGAACAGAACGCCGTGGGGCTCCTGCACTGGGAAATGCGCGCCGCCGGCTCGCTCATCATGGAGATGGGCGACCGCCACCGCCTGCCCGCGGGCGGCGCGCTCGCCGTTGACCGCGAGGCGTTCGCGCGCGGCGTGACCGAGCGGCTCCGCGCCCATCCTCTCGTCTCGGTCGAGACCGGCGAAGTCACGACGCTCCCCGCCGAGGGCCACTGGATCATCGCCACCGGCCCGCTCACCTCGGGCGCCCTCGGGCAGGCCATCGCGGCCGAGACCGGCACCGACCGGCTCGCCTTCTTCGACGCGATCGCGCCAATCGTGCATTTCGACTCCATCGACATGTCCCGCGCCTGGATGCAGTCGCGCTACGACAAGGGCGAGACCGAGGAAGAGCGCACCGCCTATCTCAACTGCCCGATGGACAAACCCACCTACGAGGCCTTCATCGACGCGCTGCTCGCCGCCGAGAAGACCGAGTTCCGCGAGGGCGAGACCGCGCAGTATTTCGACGGCTGCCTGCCCATCGAGGTCATGGCCGAGCGCGGACGCGAAACCCTGCGTCACGGCCCGATGAAGCCCGTCGGGCTCACCAACCCGCATCAGCCCGATGTGAAACCCCATGCCATCGTCCAGCTTCGCCGCGACAACGCGCTGGGCACACTCTACAATATCGTGGGCTTCCAGACCAAGATGAAATACGGCGCGCAAGCTGCTGTTTTCAGAATGATTCCTGGTCTCGAGAGCGCTCAGTTCGCGCGCATGGGCGGCATCCATCGCAACACGTTCATCAACTCGCCCACGTTGCTCGACGACCGGATGCGCCTCCGCTCCCGGCCCCATATCCGCTTCGCCGGCCAGATCACCGGCGTCGAGGGCTACGTGGAAAGCGCCGCGATGGGCCTTCTGGCCGGGCGCCTTTCCGCGGCACGGCTCGCCGGTCACGAGATCCCCACCGCCCCCCATGACAGCGCCATGGGCGCGCTCATCCACCACATCACCGGCGGCGCCGAGGCCAAGACCTTCCAGCCGATGAACGTCAATTTCGGTCTCTTCCGCCCCGTCGACGGGCTGAAGGGCGGGCGCCGCGGCCGCC